CGCCAGTGTCGCAAGGACAGCAAAGGACAGGACGCGCGCGATACTGCCGCCGGGCGCGAAACGCGGGCTGGCGGCGTCTTGCGCCATCAGAACGCCTGGCCGATCGACACGTAGAAGGCGATCTTGGGGTCATAGACCTGGCGGTTGATCGGCGTCGCGATATCGATGCGGACAGGGCCGAAGCTGGTGAAATAGCGGACGCCGATGCCGGCGCCGAAGCGCAGATTGTTGAAGCCGGGCACCGTGTCCTGATCGACATTGCCGGCATCGAGGAATGCAACGACGCCCAGGTCATTGCCGAACGCCTGGAAGCGGTAACGTCCTTCCACCGATGCCTCGGTAAGGCTGTTGCCGCCGGTCGGCGTACCGTCGTCGGCGCGCGGGCCGACTCCCTGGAAATTGAAGCCGCGCACCGAGCCGCCGCCGCCCGCGTAAAAGCGGCGATCGGGGGCGATGCGGCCGCGGCTGGCGCCGATGATCGACCCGACATGCAGCCGCCCGGCAAGCACGAAATCCCCGAACGGCAGATAGCCGGTGCCTTCGAACTGCGCCTTCACATAGTTGAGGTAGCTGCCGCTGCGCAGCGTCAATTCGGGCGACAGCCGGCCGGTCAGGCGGAAACCGCGCGTCGGATCGAGCAGATTGTCCGACCGGTCCCAGGTGACGATGCCGGGAAAGGCGAGGATGAAAAAGGTGTTGTTGGGGTCGTTCGGCGCCGAACGGTCGCGCTGGCGGGTGACGAGGAATTCGCTGCCCAGTGCATAGGTCCATGGCTTCTGCCAGTTGAGGTTCGACACGCGATCGACACGCGCGCTGACCTCGAAGGTCGTGGCGTTGAAGGCGTCCTGTTGTTCGGCGGACAGGCCGGTGCGCAGCGTCAGGGTCTGGTCGCGGCGTTTCCAGTCGCTGCGGCGGAATTCGGTGGCAACCACCTGTTCGCGTTCGGCAGCGATGCCGCGGAAGGTGAGGGCACCCTGCGGCGGGAACATGTTGCGGTTGGTCCAGCTGCCCTCCAGGCGCAGCCCCTGGCCGGTCGAATAGCCGCCGCTGGCCGACACGGTACGCGTCGGCGCGGCCTCGGTGGTCACGACCAGGTCGACGACCTGGGTGCCATCGGCCGTCGGCGTGCCGGCGGCGACGGGCCTGATCGACACCGTGCCGAACAAGGTGGTGTGGATCATCGCGCGGCGCAGATCGTCACGCAGCGCGCCATTATAGGGGTCGCCAGGGCCGAAGCGGGCGAGGCGGGCGACATCGCTGTCCCGCATGCCCTGGGCTTCGCCTTCGATGCGGATGGTGCCGAACACACCGCGCGGGCCAAGGTCGATGGTCTGCACCAGCGTCGCCGTGCGGGTGGCGTGGTCGATGACGATGTCGGGCTTTCCGACCACCGGGAACGGAAATCCGGCGTCGGCGATCTGGACGGCAAGGCCCTCCTGCGCCGTGGTCACGCGCAACGCATCAACCGGGTCACCCGCGGCGACTCCGAGCCAGGGCTTGACGATTTCGGCGGGTGCCGGCCCCGTGGCATCGGCCGGCGCAACGACATTTACCGAGGCGAACGTGTACAGGGGGCCCGGATCGACGGTCAGCACGACACGCGACGGGCCATTGGCAGTTGCCGGCGGATTGACCTTGACGACGGTGTTGCCGCCATAATGGCCGACCGAGCGCAGCAACTGGTCGATCAGGTCGCGGTCTTCCGCGCTGCGGCGGTTGATCTGCGCGATGTTGGTTTCGTCGCCTGCATTGGCCTTGAGCACCGACAAGCGGCGAAAGCTGTCGGCAAGGCCGAGCGGATCGAGGCCGACGACCTCGACCGTGTAGCGGATGCTGGCAGCGGCAGGGGGTGGTTCGGCATCGGCGGTGGATTCAACCGTCGGCCATTCGACGCTGCCGGCCATCGGCGCGAAATCCTTCGGGTCGAGGCCGAGCATGGGAAGGGTGGCGGGGGCCGCGGGTGCCGCCGCCGGGGGTTCCTGCGCGCGCGCCGCCGGCGCGGGCGTAACGATGACAGCGAGAACGGCGAGGACGCTTCCGCACGGACGGCGGATCCCGATGATAGCTGGCAGCGTCACACCGACCGTCCTAGCCCAGCGATTTGCCTGCGCAAAGCGGTGCGACGGCACAAAAGTTGGCAGGATGGGGTGCTGCGTGCCAAAGCAGCGAGATGCCCATCGTTCCCGAACCGATCCCCGTCACCCGCCCGCCCCGGCGTGGCGGCGGCTGCCTGATTGCTGCCGGGCTCATTCTGGGACCGATCATCGGCCTGGTGTTCGGAGAAGTGTCGATCGGGCTGGTCGCCGGCGGGGTGATCGGCGTCATCGCGGCGGTGGTGATGACGGTACGCGACGGCCGTTAGACGGGGGGTCAGACCAGCCTGCGGCCGACCCAGACAACGCGGCCGATGACATTGACTCCGGCCGGGTCGCAATCGTCCCAGCTCGGATAGGCGTCATTGTCGCTGCGGATCGCCAGGCGCCGCGTCGCGGGGTTGACGGACAGGCGCTTGACCAGCAGCGCGTCGTCGGTGCGCAAGACGTAGATGCCGTCGCGCAGCCGTTCGCGATCGGCGGTATCGACCAGGATCTGGTCTCCATCGGCGAGCGTCGGCAGCATCGAATCGCCGGTGACGCTGATCACCGACAAGGCGGCGGGGTTGCCGCTGGCGACGCTGCGCACCCAGGTCGATTGAAAGGCCAGGGCAGTCAGCGGGCTTTCGTCGTCTGCCACGGCGCCGCTGCCGGCCGACGCGCCGATGGCGAGGCGCGGGATCAGCACATAATCCTCGGCACGCTGGATGAGATCGGGGCGGGCGACGACAGCGCGGCCATTGTCGTCGGGTCCGCCGAGCAGACGTTCGGCGATGCCGAAATGCTGCGCGATGACACGCCGATCCGTTTCCGACAGGCGGCGGGGAACGCCGCGCTTGACGAACTGCTGGATATAGGTCGGATTGCGGCCGAGACGCCGCGACAGCGAGGCATAATCCTCACCGCGCGACGCAATCAGCTCGTCCAACCGCTTGCGGATGGCGATACTGTCCATGTTTTCACGAACCTCCTCTCCCGGCTCGCTTACCGCAACCATAGCATAGTTTTTTGCCTAGACTAGTAGGATTTGCCGACGGATAAATTGGCACCGTCGCCGAATCGAGGGACATGACAGGCGGCGGCGGGGGAAGGGAACAGCTGATGACATTATTGATGGTCGTTGAGAAGCACTTACGCGCAAAAGCGCTGTCGCCATCACGATTCGGGCGCCAAGTATCTGGCGATCCACGCTTTGTCTTTGATCTGCGACGCGGTCGGGAGCCTCGTCCGGCGACGACCGCCCGGGTTCTTGCCTATATTGCCGGCGCAGAAGCGGCAATTGCCAATGCGCGCGGCGCCAATTCGGATGGGGACCGGATCTGATGCAGATGATCACCAGCCATGTGGCCAATGCGATCCGCCGTCGAATCGACGAACTGGTTGCCAGCGATACGGTGGATAGGGAAAAACCGACTCTCATCGTCGAGGCGTGTCGACAGACCGACTGGGCAAGCCTGACGTTTGTCGGCGCGCTGGTCGAACTCGATCTTCGGCTGGAGGGTGGCCGCGAGGCGGTGGCCGCAGCGATTGCGACCTTGTGCAATCGCCTGCCCGACAGCGACATTCCCGTTGCTGGCCATTTCGTCGCCGACATCCAGGTGGTGGCCGGAGCGGATGCCACCTTCGCAGCAGGGGACGGCGTCGTTCGCACCCTGCGGATCGAGGCGCTTTGCATCCGCGATTGACGGTTAGGCCTGGCGTGCGACGGAAGATCGCATCAGGCACCAAAACTGAGTGATGCTCGAATAGCCCTTGCAGCCGGGCGCGATGTCGCTTCAATATGAGCGCCGATCAAATCGAGATGGCCGTGGGACTGCGGTCATGGGGTGGGCAGGGGTGCGCGGGTGATGGCCAAGGTCGGCGTGGTATCGACAGTGCTGCTGCTTGCCGGCTGTGCGGCATCCCCGCAGCCGGCAGTCATCGCCGATGAGCGGCCGGTGCCGGTGCGGCTGGCGGCGGCGACCAGTGACAGCGGCGAACAGCGGCTCGCCGTCAGCGGGACGGTTCGCATCAAGCGCGAGACGGCGCTGGCCTTCAATGCCGCCGGGCGGATCGCTGCGATTGCCGTGCGCGAAGGCGATCCGGTCCGCGCCGGCCAGGTGCTGGCCAGGCTCGATCCCACCGGGCTCGACGCGTCGCAGGCCTCGGCGCGCGCGGAGGCGGTGCGGGCGGATGCCGATTACCGGCGGTTGCAGACCCTGTTCGACAAGGGCTGGGTGACGGCACCGCGCCTCGAGACGGCGCGGGCCAGTGCCGCGGCGGCGGCGGCACGGGTCAGGCAAACCGGGTTCGATGTCGGGTTGGCTGTCATTCGCGCGCCGTCGTCTGGGACGGTGCTGCGCCGGCCGGCAGAGCCCGGACAGATCGTCAGCCCCGGTGCCACCGTGCTGATCATCGGCGAAGCCAATAGCGGCCATGTGCTGCGCGTACCGATCGCCGACGCCGACCTCGGCCGGGTGCGGCTGGGGCAGCTTGCTGCCGTCACCGTGCCGGCGGTCGGCCCGCAGCCGATGGCGGCGCGCGTGTCCGAAATCGGCGCGCGCGGGGACGATGGGTCCGGCACCTTTCGCGTCGAAATGGCGTTGCCGGCGCGGCCGGGGCTGAAATCCGGCATGATCGGCAAGGCAGTGCTGCGCTTTGGCGGCATCGGGCCGGGCGTCGCGCGCGGCGGCGTGGTCATGGTGCCGGCGAGCGCGATATTTTCCGCGCGCGCCGATGAAGGCTTTGTCTATGTTCATGACAGCGCCGCCGGCCAGGTGCGATTGCGCCAGGTGGCGCTGGGGCGCGTCGGCGATGCCGGGGTGCAGGTGACGGGCGGCCTGCGCGCCGGGGAGCAGGTCGTCGTCTCCGGTCCCGACCGGCTGCGCGACGGCACCCGGGTCGCCATCGCGGCTGCCGCCCGCGCACGCGGCTGACGGGATGGGATTCATCGATTTCGCGGTCAAGCGCTGGCAGATCACGCTGGTCGCCTTTGCCCTGCTGTTCGCCATCGGGCTGTCGGCCTTCCTGACCATCCCACGGTCGGTCGATCCGCACTTTCCGTCGCCGTTCGTCAACATCATCGCGACCGTGCCGGGCGCCGAGCCGTCCGACATGGAGACGACGATCGCCAAGCCGATCGAAGATGTCCTCCAGGGGCTCGACGGCATCGTTCGTGTCCAGTCGCGATCGACCGATTCGACCGCCGTCATCACGGCCGAATTCAGTTGGAGCGGCGACCCTGAGCGCAATTACGACGAGGTGGTGCGCGAGGTGAACGCCATCCGCTCGACTTTGCCGTCGGCGCTGCAGCGGCTCGAATTCCAGAAGACGCGGACGACGGAAGCTGCCGTGCTGCAATTTGCGCTTGTCAGCGACACCGCCAGCTATCGCCGGCTGGAAAAGCTGGCGAAGGACCTGCGCGAGCGGATGAACAGGGTGCCGGGGGTGCGCAACTCGCGCGCCTGGGCCATTCCGACGCCGGAGGTGCGCGTGGCGATCGACAGCGGCCGACTGGCGCAGCTGGGTCTGCCGGTG
This is a stretch of genomic DNA from Polymorphobacter fuscus. It encodes these proteins:
- a CDS encoding autotransporter assembly complex protein TamA; translation: MTLPAIIGIRRPCGSVLAVLAVIVTPAPAARAQEPPAAAPAAPATLPMLGLDPKDFAPMAGSVEWPTVESTADAEPPPAAASIRYTVEVVGLDPLGLADSFRRLSVLKANAGDETNIAQINRRSAEDRDLIDQLLRSVGHYGGNTVVKVNPPATANGPSRVVLTVDPGPLYTFASVNVVAPADATGPAPAEIVKPWLGVAAGDPVDALRVTTAQEGLAVQIADAGFPFPVVGKPDIVIDHATRTATLVQTIDLGPRGVFGTIRIEGEAQGMRDSDVARLARFGPGDPYNGALRDDLRRAMIHTTLFGTVSIRPVAAGTPTADGTQVVDLVVTTEAAPTRTVSASGGYSTGQGLRLEGSWTNRNMFPPQGALTFRGIAAEREQVVATEFRRSDWKRRDQTLTLRTGLSAEQQDAFNATTFEVSARVDRVSNLNWQKPWTYALGSEFLVTRQRDRSAPNDPNNTFFILAFPGIVTWDRSDNLLDPTRGFRLTGRLSPELTLRSGSYLNYVKAQFEGTGYLPFGDFVLAGRLHVGSIIGASRGRIAPDRRFYAGGGGSVRGFNFQGVGPRADDGTPTGGNSLTEASVEGRYRFQAFGNDLGVVAFLDAGNVDQDTVPGFNNLRFGAGIGVRYFTSFGPVRIDIATPINRQVYDPKIAFYVSIGQAF
- a CDS encoding S24 family peptidase; this translates as MDSIAIRKRLDELIASRGEDYASLSRRLGRNPTYIQQFVKRGVPRRLSETDRRVIAQHFGIAERLLGGPDDNGRAVVARPDLIQRAEDYVLIPRLAIGASAGSGAVADDESPLTALAFQSTWVRSVASGNPAALSVISVTGDSMLPTLADGDQILVDTADRERLRDGIYVLRTDDALLVKRLSVNPATRRLAIRSDNDAYPSWDDCDPAGVNVIGRVVWVGRRLV
- a CDS encoding efflux RND transporter periplasmic adaptor subunit; translation: MAKVGVVSTVLLLAGCAASPQPAVIADERPVPVRLAAATSDSGEQRLAVSGTVRIKRETALAFNAAGRIAAIAVREGDPVRAGQVLARLDPTGLDASQASARAEAVRADADYRRLQTLFDKGWVTAPRLETARASAAAAAARVRQTGFDVGLAVIRAPSSGTVLRRPAEPGQIVSPGATVLIIGEANSGHVLRVPIADADLGRVRLGQLAAVTVPAVGPQPMAARVSEIGARGDDGSGTFRVEMALPARPGLKSGMIGKAVLRFGGIGPGVARGGVVMVPASAIFSARADEGFVYVHDSAAGQVRLRQVALGRVGDAGVQVTGGLRAGEQVVVSGPDRLRDGTRVAIAAAARARG